The Humulus lupulus chromosome 3, drHumLupu1.1, whole genome shotgun sequence genome window below encodes:
- the LOC133822375 gene encoding mitochondrial import receptor subunit TOM20-like → MEFSQDDFDRLLLFEHTRKTSEATYAKDPLDADNLTKWAGALLELSQFQSVSESKTMINDAMSKLEEALLINPLKHEALWSLGNANTSYAFMTPNLDEAKPYFDNAYEFFQKALEEDPGNELYIKSLEINAKATELHTEIHKHGLGQQTATAGSDTSFSAKSSKPKKSSDLNYDICGWIILAVAVVAWVGMAKSNMPPPPPR, encoded by the exons ATGGAATTCTCTCAGGATGACTTCGATCGTCTCCTACTCTTCGAGCACACTCGTAAAACTTCCGAAGCTACTTACGCCAAAGATCCTCTCGATGCTGAT AATTTAACAAAATGGGCAGGAGCATTGCTGGAATTATCACAGTTTCAAAGCGTTTCAGAGTCGAAGACCATGATTAACG ATGCCATGTCGAAGTTGGAGGAGGCTCTGCTCATCAACCCTTTGAAGCATGAGGCTCTGTGGTCTCTAGGAAATGCTAATACCTCTTATGCATTTATGACGCCTAATCTCGATGAGGCAAAGCCTTATTTCGATAACGCATACGAGTTTTTTCAAAAGGCATTAGAGGAG GATCCTGGTAATGAGCTATACATCAAGTCTTTGGAAATCAATGCTAAG GCAACAGAGTTGCACACAGAGATCCACAAGCATGGACTAGGTCAACAGACTGCAACTGCAGGATCTGATACATCCTTTAGTGCAAAG AGTTCCAAGCCGAAGAAGAGCAGTGATCTCAACTATGACATTTGTGGATGGATTATCCTTGCAGTTGCAGTTGTCGCATGGGTGGGAATGGCTAAATCCAACATGCCGCCACCACCCCCTCGATAA